The following proteins are co-located in the Leptospira hartskeerlii genome:
- a CDS encoding type II toxin-antitoxin system RelE/ParE family toxin: MIKSFGDKETEKIFHQEFSKKIPPEIQSRALVKLLILENAEREEDLKSPPANRFEHLKGNLKNYCSIRINDQWRITFKFSEGNCFDVSIVDYH; the protein is encoded by the coding sequence ATGATCAAATCTTTCGGAGATAAAGAAACTGAAAAGATCTTTCACCAAGAATTTTCAAAGAAAATACCTCCAGAAATACAGAGTAGGGCATTAGTCAAACTTCTCATTTTAGAAAATGCTGAAAGAGAAGAGGATTTAAAGAGTCCTCCGGCTAATCGATTTGAACATTTAAAAGGAAACTTAAAGAATTATTGTTCAATCAGGATAAATGACCAGTGGAGAATTACATTCAAATTCTCTGAGGGAAATTGCTTTGATGTATCTATAGTTGATTATCATTGA
- a CDS encoding HigA family addiction module antitoxin produces MKTKRIPTPTVSQILREEFLDPLEVTPYRLAKELHVSTSTVLEILHDKRKITVDMSLRLAKFFGMSDKFWINLQNDLEIRKQKEKLKLKLDNIQTLQRTG; encoded by the coding sequence ATGAAAACGAAGAGAATTCCTACACCAACAGTCTCTCAAATCCTCCGAGAAGAGTTTTTGGATCCATTAGAGGTAACACCATATAGACTTGCAAAAGAGCTACATGTTTCAACCTCTACAGTGTTGGAGATTTTGCACGATAAGCGTAAAATCACAGTAGATATGTCTTTAAGATTAGCTAAGTTTTTTGGTATGTCAGATAAATTTTGGATCAATCTCCAGAATGATTTAGAAATAAGAAAACAGAAAGAAAAACTAAAACTCAAATTAGATAATATCCAAACACTTCAAAGAACTGGCTAA
- a CDS encoding DUF2971 domain-containing protein, with protein sequence MYVYKYRGINANTNKILTNKVLWFSQAKDFNDPFDCRIISIYSGSQEEWISLLVKYGVNRNEAISLAKKLENRNLTDEDLKTELLHYHAGLTEDINRIFCLSKRPDSILMWSHYSQDHKGLCFAFNVELVSNSKGIKVLPNQLNLPDNLKFLNEFVPFFDVIYQEDMPPTHNGLKSSGEAIIPFIKTKYKDWEYEEEVRLHLISNWLPGNALNYEDSSFAGVIFGMKMDAKEERKIYELIKNNFSTKKWFKKCYPHPTKYEVVINDIPDIDEYLKQKGV encoded by the coding sequence ATGTACGTTTATAAGTATCGTGGAATTAATGCTAATACCAATAAAATTTTAACTAACAAAGTTCTATGGTTTTCACAAGCAAAAGACTTTAATGATCCATTTGATTGTCGAATCATATCAATATATAGCGGGAGTCAAGAAGAATGGATTTCATTATTGGTTAAGTATGGAGTAAATCGTAATGAAGCAATTTCATTGGCAAAAAAATTAGAAAATAGAAATTTAACGGACGAAGATTTAAAGACAGAATTACTCCATTATCATGCGGGCTTAACAGAAGATATTAATAGAATTTTCTGTCTTTCAAAAAGGCCTGATAGCATTTTAATGTGGAGTCATTACTCGCAAGATCACAAAGGATTATGCTTTGCATTTAATGTTGAATTGGTTAGCAATTCAAAGGGAATTAAAGTCTTACCTAACCAGTTGAATCTCCCAGATAACTTAAAATTTCTAAATGAATTTGTTCCCTTTTTTGATGTGATTTATCAAGAAGATATGCCCCCTACGCATAATGGTTTAAAATCTTCGGGTGAAGCAATAATTCCATTTATAAAAACTAAATATAAAGACTGGGAATATGAAGAAGAAGTAAGGTTACATCTTATTTCAAATTGGCTGCCCGGTAATGCTCTGAATTACGAGGATAGTTCATTTGCAGGTGTAATTTTTGGCATGAAAATGGATGCCAAAGAAGAACGTAAGATATACGAACTGATTAAAAATAACTTCTCTACTAAGAAATGGTTTAAGAAATGTTATCCTCATCCTACAAAATATGAGGTAGTTATTAATGATATTCCCGACATTGATGAGTATTTGAAGCAGAAAGGAGTATAA